The genomic DNA CGACCTGGATATTATTCTCTTTGACGTAATCGAGGTTGATCTCCTCGATCGTATTCTGATGCTTGCCGATGATGATCGACGGCGCATTAATGTAGAACAGCAAATAGCTGTCATCTTCAAGCGGAAGATGCTTCAGCGCGTACTCCTCGATGGCCAGATTGACCGAGGCGTCAGTGATTCCCTGGTTGTCAATAAACAGCATGACTCTTCCTCCATCCAAATCTATATTTGTAACCTGCAAATTTGAATTATCCTAACGTACATTGTAAACCAATTCAGGCGGAAACCAAAGGAAAAAAGCGGGTGCGGGCATTTTCCATTTATTCCGTGGCAAGGGGTGTCGTCATTGACGGCGCATAGGGATTCGCCTCATAATGAGGGCATCGAACTTGGGGCGAGAAGCAGTTAAGACGAAAGAAATGCATTAATACATAAACGATTTTGAGGAAAAGGGGAATGGCAATATGCTGGAAGTGTACGGACATGGAGGAGATGTAGAGTCGGCAGCACTGCGATACGGCTTTGAGCCGGAGCAATTCACCGACTTTAGCGCAAATATTAACCCGCTCGGGCCGCCGCCGGGCATGCTGGAGGCGCTGCAGGCCGCGCTGCCTGAAATTATTCGGTACCCCGATCCGGGCCATCGGGTGCTGCTCGCCTTATTGGCCGAACGCCACGGGGTTCGGCAGGAGGCCGTTTGCGTAGGCAACGGCGCGGCGGAAATCATGGCGCTCATTTTATTGGCGCTGGCGCCAGGCAAAGTCGGCGTCGTACAGCCCTGCTTCTCGGAATACGAAACGCTGTCCCGGCAGTTCGGGGCGGAGGTGCAGGCAGTTTACGGCACCGCAGAGCGGGACTATCGCGCCGAGCCCGGGGAAATCGTGAAACTGATCGCGGCCAGCGACCTCGTGTTCCTTGGCCAGCCGAACAACCCGAACGGGGTGCAATATGATGTGGAGCAATTACGGCAGTTTGCCAAGGCGGGAGAACGGCATGAGACATATATCGTGCTGGATGAGGCGTTCATCGACTTCATACCTCCGGAGCGGCGCCAGTCGCTGCTCCCTGAGCTGGAACGTTATCCGCACATCATCATCGTTCGGTCGATGACGAAGTTCTATGCGATTCCGGGGCTGCGGCTCGGTTACGGCATCGCCCACCCGCATATGGCCGCGGCGATGAGAGGCAAGCAGGTGACGTGGAGTGTTAATATATTGGCGCTGCGGGCAGGAGAGATCAGCTTGCAGGCAGGGCCGGAATACGAGACGGCGACGATCCATGCGATTGCAGCGGAGCGAAAGCAGCTTAGTGGTGAGCTTGAGCGCTTAGGCTGTGAGGTGACGCCGGGAGAAGCCAACTATTTACTTCTAGGGCTTCCGGGGCCGTGGACGGCTGAAGCGATGCAGGAGGCGCTGGGC from Paenibacillus woosongensis includes the following:
- the cobD gene encoding threonine-phosphate decarboxylase CobD; the encoded protein is MLEVYGHGGDVESAALRYGFEPEQFTDFSANINPLGPPPGMLEALQAALPEIIRYPDPGHRVLLALLAERHGVRQEAVCVGNGAAEIMALILLALAPGKVGVVQPCFSEYETLSRQFGAEVQAVYGTAERDYRAEPGEIVKLIAASDLVFLGQPNNPNGVQYDVEQLRQFAKAGERHETYIVLDEAFIDFIPPERRQSLLPELERYPHIIIVRSMTKFYAIPGLRLGYGIAHPHMAAAMRGKQVTWSVNILALRAGEISLQAGPEYETATIHAIAAERKQLSGELERLGCEVTPGEANYLLLGLPGPWTAEAMQEALGRRGVLVRSCAMYPGLDAGHIRVAVKDRAANAVLIREMEQVMGGGEG